TAATCTTTTGTAATAAGGGTCTTTCGTTTAAATCGGTGTCCTATGGCAACCAGTACTTAGCAGTTCTCTTAGTTTCATACCAAATTGGAAAAGAGGGTCGAGCGTATATGTCTGTATATGTTGTCTATCGGGTTTTTTTAGGTGTCTTTGTGTTCCCTAAGAAATTTTGAGCAATTTCTCAGGCATTTAACCTCAAATGATCATACCGAAGTTTTGGCACCACAATGCTGGTTTTCATTATTAGAAATGGGTACTAGTAGCAAATGTATGAGATTCTTACATGTAGGATATAGGACAATTTTAGTTGCCTACATTTGTAATGATTTTTGCTTCCTCCCAACAGGTCTCTGCAATATTCCAATATTCTGTACATAGTCTTAGTCCTTCCTGTGAGAAGCTGACCGTCGTTGTCTTCGATATCTGAAGATTTGGGAACATATCACATTTAGGGTCTTTAGTAACTGAGAGGCTTCTATGACTGTTACCTAGTGTCATTGCCTTCTCCTACAGTCTTGAGCTTCAACCCGGTTTTCTCTCGCGGCTTTTATCTTCTTACCTCGCCTATCAAGATTAAATCCAAATTACTTTAATGTAATATGCCTCTTCATGCTTTTCAATTAATCTGACTAATGGATATGGAAAGGTGAAAAAATTAGGAACTGTCTAAACACCGAACacaataactatttttttaaatatacggTAAACAATCGGTCCAGCACAATTTATGTTGCGCATCGACGACAGCTTGCTGACCATTAGAAAAAGTAAAACCTGAAATTGTCTTACAAACGAACCTGTGCACCAAGAATGTTCAGTCAATGTCTATTCAGTAGACTTGCAGAAGAACTGTTCAGTCTTATGGCACAAAACAACCAAAGCAACAAATCCTGCTGaaaaatgtctaggtgtttaaATCAGTAACTCTCCTAGTAAACTTCTAGCAGCATtgactgcaaaatatttttatacgaACTCCCCAATTTTCATTACCAATCCTACCACTGCACTTTGTTATATACGCTCCCTAGAAATTAACTCATTTGCATAAACCAACACTTTCACTGTGAAAGAGCAGCAATATCAACAAACAATCTGCATAAGCCCATAGGAAATACCCCGATtcggaaagaaaaagaaacaaaaaatctcGACGCTGTAAAGAAGGGATGggttgacattttaaaagaccGATACACTAGGGGTCGGCGAGAACGACAGAGTTTAGTTTGTATGTCTGATGAAAAAAGTAGGAACGGATGATTGGAACACTTAAGGGTACTTGTATGCATGGAGGGTGGGAGAAGCTAAATTAAACAGGCAGGGTTTCCTTACCGGCAGGTATAAGAGAATGGATCTGAGTTGACTCGACACAAGGCAAAAGCCCGTTGAACCCTTTTCATTTCTGAAAACAAGGCCATCATGaagtgtcttcttcttcttctcagtCTTACGGGGCTGTCGTCTGCCATCTTCGTTAACAACGCCGCGTCGAGATGTCCCATCACTGTTTCGCAGGCTGAAGGTAAGCAGTTATTCATCATTCGTAGTACACAATCGTGGTTTACAAATTTATGATATGACCACAGTCAGCTTGTTTGTAGGAATAGCTGTCAACTAAATGGAGACATCAAAAATATCTCTTTGCTACGTAACACTTTCTGTCAGGTCAGGATGATagagtatttatattttaaggaCCTGACTATTTTAATGCAAGTATAATTTATAAGTTTTTTTGAGTATATATTCTTTTGGTGTATGGTGACAGAGGTGTGCGGTGCCTTGAGGAAGCGCAGCAACCACTTCACTGCTCACCCGACAGAGTGCGCTGCTTTCGTCCAGTGTGATGGTCTGGCACAGGCCACCGTCACCGCCGTACCTGAGGGCACCATGTGGGACAACGAAGTGGGAGCCGCCGTCCACCTGCAGGCCAGCAGCTGCCCCCAGAGTGAGCCTCAACCTTTAGCATTTTTCTAACATCTTTGCTAGACTTATGTTCTTTAGCGAAATATTCATTCATAAGTAGATAGAGTCTGTGGAAGgtgatattttttctgtcttgaaatTGCCAAACTCAAGCTCAGTGTCTTGTCCTTCCCGACTGTTTTGGCCACCACCAGGTCCCTGCCGTATAAATCACGACATCAGTGACTGCAGCACGTGCTATGGTTACCTGACCTGCCAGAACAACGAAGTTGTCTCCGCTTACTGCCCAGACGGCCAGAGTTTCAGCAGAACCGAGTCACGATGCGTTTCTGATCCCACATGCCGAAGGATTGCCGAACAGGAAAGTAATTGAATTTCTGTGTGCTTCTGTTAGGGTTAGATTCTAGGTAACCAATCACGAGTTTTACTAACATACcgaaaaatcaaaattttttttctcatctgaaACACTGTGTGTAATTTTTCAACATTCAATTATGACCAGtcttctatataaaaaaaaaaataattttttttaaaataacagctCTGAATTCCTGCACACCAATACCCAACACCAACGCTTACAGAAGGACTGGACTATCGCGTGGTATTCCGTATTCTGTTGACGTCACCTGTCCCGCTGCAACCGTCATGAACACTACGTCATGCGTCTGCGTCCACAGCGACGGTAAGCAGTGATGTATGTCACTCAGGCTACATCTTGTCTTGCCCACAAAGTTTAGGTTAAAGAAATCCTTGCACGAAGAAGTGTAATAGAGTAATCGCATCATTAATACAACTTTACTAGAGCGAAacctcgcacacacacacacacacaaaatcgtttatatataaatttatgtatatatatatattgatatataaaGTGATTCTTGTCTTATgcaaggaaaaaatgtttgctttcttacAGATAATCAGTCCGGTATTgaactgtgttttattttcagtctgtcCAGTTGTCCTTGGTGATCTTCAGAACCTAGAATGCAAAGGCGAAACCACCCAATATTCTGTTCAAGGTCTGGATACCAACGAACTCACTGGCGACTTCACTTTCACCGTTAGTGGGTAAGAAGataactgttctttttttcatgttcatgtCTTTTCTGTGCCAACGGTTCAATGTGTCCACTTTTCTTGTCTACACATTCtctcaaacaaaataaaaggcactcaaaaacacacaacactaaTGCATCCTTGTAAGCTTATTTGAAAATGT
This sequence is a window from Pomacea canaliculata isolate SZHN2017 linkage group LG5, ASM307304v1, whole genome shotgun sequence. Protein-coding genes within it:
- the LOC112564591 gene encoding uncharacterized protein LOC112564591, with protein sequence MKCLLLLLSLTGLSSAIFVNNAASRCPITVSQAEEVCGALRKRSNHFTAHPTECAAFVQCDGLAQATVTAVPEGTMWDNEVGAAVHLQASSCPQSPCRINHDISDCSTCYGYLTCQNNEVVSAYCPDGQSFSRTESRCVSDPTCRRIAEQETLNSCTPIPNTNAYRRTGLSRGIPYSVDVTCPAATVMNTTSCVCVHSDVCPVVLGDLQNLECKGETTQYSVQGLDTNELTGDFTFTVSGLTISNAASGVVALASNSRFDAPGCDHPTFELVLDTLQRTVTLTAVSVEPKTATISAQISNPSNVNEIRVERRGVTIALYINGNKGGESSVLGAERLASTLCSLDICNSFNRNSLQGQISRVKLVRECRSQ